A genomic segment from Saprospiraceae bacterium encodes:
- a CDS encoding RagB/SusD family nutrient uptake outer membrane protein, which translates to MKFYSFVKNNRILFLLLGVLVFPSCEKEFLEPKELSFFTPSNALNTADGMQALLSQAMTNLRSEFYGDGAPMITENVFSEVAVEGTTDKSGPAQDLNLLILPDANLNSANTNRIGWYWDNWYEGIKFANTVISRIDDAKYSSEAERNAILGTAYFHRAYRYYRLTQQFGDVPAIMEELSIPKLDFVSTTRMAILDKIKTDLDQAVSWVPKVVDKGEVSQGAVLHLLTKVNLALGNFDAAIAAANQVIDGGTYALMTQRFGSEKSNPNRNVTYDLHRPENKSIPENTEAILNVISRLGFEGAGSVTSLMRQAVPLWWRFINTPDGANGMSDSPDAEIAHVKTFGRGIGRNRGTPYSTKDIWPPNTDERHLYPNWIRMEDITYNAPSLKAAGNPYYNQPLQLYTQNGTILCSDTIRNWYDWPQYKLFIPDPEQARPSGGYSDWYVFRLAETYLLRAEAYFWKGDLAKAAEDMNAVRRRANAPDLNAADINIGTILDERARELYYEEPRNTELTRIAFILAQTGKAAYNGKTYSLDNFHQSNFWYDRIMETTDFYNQGVKTIHGDEYTMSPYHALYPVPAAAINANTQGRINQNLGYPGSEKNIPPLTKVE; encoded by the coding sequence ATGAAATTCTATAGTTTTGTAAAAAATAATCGAATACTTTTCTTGCTACTGGGCGTTTTAGTCTTTCCCAGTTGTGAAAAAGAATTCCTTGAGCCGAAGGAATTATCTTTTTTTACACCGAGTAATGCCCTAAACACGGCCGATGGTATGCAGGCACTCCTTTCCCAGGCGATGACCAATCTTCGTTCAGAGTTTTATGGGGATGGCGCACCCATGATTACCGAAAATGTATTTTCTGAAGTGGCCGTTGAAGGTACCACTGACAAATCTGGGCCAGCCCAGGATTTAAACCTACTCATTCTGCCAGATGCCAACCTCAATAGTGCTAACACCAATCGGATTGGCTGGTACTGGGACAATTGGTATGAGGGAATCAAATTTGCGAATACGGTGATCTCTCGAATTGATGATGCGAAGTATAGTTCAGAAGCAGAACGCAATGCTATTCTTGGTACAGCTTATTTTCACCGGGCTTATCGATATTATCGACTGACCCAACAATTTGGAGATGTACCCGCGATAATGGAAGAACTTAGTATTCCCAAACTGGATTTTGTTTCCACGACCAGAATGGCCATTTTGGATAAAATCAAGACAGATCTTGATCAAGCCGTGAGCTGGGTACCTAAAGTAGTAGACAAGGGAGAAGTCAGTCAAGGGGCAGTATTGCACCTCTTGACAAAGGTGAACTTGGCCTTGGGGAATTTTGATGCGGCGATTGCAGCAGCCAACCAAGTTATTGACGGTGGAACTTATGCCCTTATGACACAACGTTTCGGCTCCGAAAAATCTAATCCTAACCGAAATGTCACCTATGACCTTCACCGGCCGGAGAACAAAAGTATCCCTGAGAATACAGAGGCCATACTAAATGTGATTTCAAGACTGGGCTTTGAAGGGGCAGGAAGTGTCACCAGTTTGATGCGCCAGGCCGTTCCTCTTTGGTGGCGGTTTATCAATACACCAGATGGCGCAAATGGCATGTCGGATAGTCCCGATGCAGAAATAGCACACGTCAAAACCTTCGGCAGGGGTATCGGCCGAAACCGGGGCACACCATATAGCACAAAGGACATTTGGCCACCCAATACGGATGAGCGACACCTCTACCCCAACTGGATTCGGATGGAGGATATCACCTACAATGCACCGAGTTTGAAGGCAGCCGGAAACCCTTATTATAACCAGCCGCTCCAGCTATATACCCAAAACGGAACGATCTTATGTTCTGATACGATCCGGAACTGGTATGACTGGCCACAATACAAGTTATTTATTCCTGATCCAGAACAAGCCAGACCCTCCGGCGGTTACTCCGACTGGTATGTGTTTAGGTTAGCAGAGACCTATCTTTTGAGGGCTGAAGCCTATTTCTGGAAAGGAGATCTGGCCAAGGCTGCGGAAGATATGAATGCTGTTCGAAGAAGGGCAAACGCACCAGATTTAAATGCAGCAGATATCAATATCGGAACCATCCTGGATGAACGTGCCAGAGAGCTTTATTACGAAGAACCTAGAAATACCGAGTTGACAAGAATTGCCTTCATTCTTGCCCAAACGGGTAAGGCAGCTTATAACGGTAAAACTTATAGCTTAGACAATTTTCATCAATCCAACTTTTGGTATGATCGGATCATGGAGACGACCGACTTTTATAACCAAGGCGTCAAAACGATTCATGGTGATGAATATACCATGAGTCCTTACCATGCTTTATATCCAGTTCCTGCTGCGGCTATCAATGCCAATACGCAAGGGCGGATAAACCAAAATCTTGGCTACCCAGGATCGGAAAAGAATATTCCGCCGCTGACGAAGGTTGAATAG
- a CDS encoding YitT family protein — translation MNPIFHQIVSETTKKYYEKKKKPINEKKIKRTVKNLEIEIRHELSDFFYLLVGVLSATFGLEGFLMPSSFIDGGVTGISLMVQELTGISLAILIVLFNLPFLILAFSAISKRFAIKSIIGILLLSLSIQFIHFPIITEDKILVAAFGGLFLGLGIGMAIRGGAIIDGTEVLAIYISRKTSMTVGNVILVFNLFVFLTAAYVFSIEIALYAILTYYAASKTVDFVIDGIEEYTGVTIISDKSERIRLAIIHTLGRGCTIFSGKKGFAAKGEPLADTNIVYTVITRLEMSKLKTEIDKIDEDAFIIMTSVKDTKGGMIKKKPINKIK, via the coding sequence ATGAATCCAATCTTCCATCAAATTGTTAGTGAAACGACTAAAAAGTATTACGAGAAAAAAAAGAAGCCAATTAATGAGAAAAAGATCAAACGAACGGTTAAAAACCTGGAAATTGAGATTCGACACGAGCTTTCTGATTTTTTCTATCTTTTAGTTGGTGTATTGTCGGCAACTTTCGGTCTGGAAGGCTTTCTAATGCCTAGCTCATTTATTGATGGAGGGGTAACAGGTATCTCCCTAATGGTTCAGGAGTTAACGGGCATTTCTTTAGCTATTTTAATCGTATTGTTCAATTTACCCTTTTTAATACTGGCTTTTTCGGCTATCAGCAAGCGCTTTGCCATCAAAAGCATTATCGGTATCCTACTGTTATCCCTTTCGATTCAGTTTATTCATTTCCCTATCATAACAGAAGATAAAATCCTAGTTGCCGCTTTTGGTGGTTTATTCCTTGGCTTAGGTATTGGGATGGCCATTAGAGGAGGGGCAATAATTGACGGAACGGAAGTGTTAGCCATTTACATCAGCCGTAAAACGAGTATGACGGTCGGCAACGTTATCCTTGTTTTTAACCTTTTTGTTTTCCTGACTGCTGCCTATGTTTTTTCAATAGAAATTGCGCTATATGCTATCCTGACTTATTATGCAGCTTCCAAAACCGTCGATTTTGTCATTGATGGGATTGAAGAATATACAGGGGTGACTATTATTTCAGATAAAAGTGAAAGAATCCGATTAGCCATTATCCATACCTTGGGTAGAGGCTGTACCATTTTTAGTGGAAAAAAAGGTTTTGCCGCCAAAGGAGAACCTTTGGCGGATACCAATATTGTTTATACCGTTATTACCCGACTAGAAATGTCAAAACTAAAAACGGAGATTGATAAAATTGATGAAGATGCTTTCATTATTATGACCTCTGTAAAAGATACCAAGGGTGGCATGATCAAGAAAAAGCCGATCAATAAAATCAAATAG
- a CDS encoding (2Fe-2S)-binding protein yields MAIFNLNINGKKHQIDVAPDTPMLWVLRDHANLVGTKYGCGIGQCGACTIHLDGVAVRSCSLPVSGVADQKITTIEGLSEKGDHPLQEAWVEHDVPQCGYCQAGQIMNAAALLKSNPSPSDEEIEAAMNGNICRCGTYVRIKAAVKTASAKMS; encoded by the coding sequence ATGGCTATTTTCAACCTTAATATCAACGGAAAGAAGCACCAAATAGATGTTGCACCTGATACTCCTATGCTTTGGGTTCTACGAGATCATGCTAATCTGGTAGGCACAAAATACGGTTGCGGTATTGGACAATGCGGCGCTTGTACCATACATCTAGATGGTGTAGCAGTACGATCATGCTCCTTGCCTGTTTCGGGCGTAGCAGATCAAAAGATCACTACGATTGAAGGACTTTCTGAAAAAGGCGATCATCCTTTACAAGAAGCCTGGGTAGAACATGATGTTCCTCAATGCGGTTATTGCCAGGCAGGCCAAATCATGAATGCTGCTGCCCTATTGAAGAGCAACCCAAGTCCTTCTGATGAAGAAATTGAAGCTGCAATGAACGGAAATATTTGTCGCTGTGGTACTTATGTTCGGATTAAAGCTGCGGTTAAAACAGCATCGGCCAAAATGAGCTAA
- a CDS encoding molybdopterin cofactor-binding domain-containing protein — MTLIKTSYNRRSFIKASAAAGGGMVLGFSWLASCTTPTAEEIKSMPEAWFDINAFLKIGDNGIVTIMSPNPEIGQNVKTAMPMIVAEELDVAWKDVVVEQAPLDTKKFTRQLAGGSQSIRQGWQGLRMAGATARRMLLEAAAKQWEVSVDELTTNAGVITHGASGKSIGYGEVASTAAGMEVPAEITLKDPKDFKIIGTSQKNVDGQKIVTGQPLFGLDTKAEGMLIAMIEHAPAFGMKLTAVDDSAAKAMPGIKDVFTISTKPESKQWSDVNAFEELVVVVGNTTWEVMQAKKALKVTWEMDTKLESSADHEAEMVKLLSTAPREADRKDGNPEAAFKNAAKVVEQTYTAPFLAHNTMEPMNFFANVKDGKAELLGPIQTPEFLSKTVANILGISEENVSIGMTRMGGGFGRRLYGHFGTEAAVISQKMQAPIKLVYTREDDMTQGTYRPDYKVTYRAALDDNNNLIGFHIRGTGTGGSPVFANRFPAGAVDNYLVENINKDSNISTGAWRAPRSNFIAYAEQAFLDEVAEAAGKDPIDFRLELFDRAIEKPVGEKNDYDAKRYAGVLRLVKEKSGWGKDTPGVFRGISAYFCHDSYVAQVVDVVMANNQPKVQKVWCAVDCGIVINPGSALNQIEGGIVDGIGHAMYSALTFKDGQPEQNNFHTYRLIRHSEAPLAIETHFVENTIDPTGLGEPSLPPVAAALANAIAKATGERLYQQPFTGSEKILG; from the coding sequence ATGACTTTAATAAAAACATCATATAACCGGAGGTCCTTTATAAAGGCTTCTGCTGCGGCTGGCGGCGGAATGGTACTTGGTTTTAGCTGGTTGGCCTCTTGTACGACACCTACTGCCGAAGAGATCAAATCCATGCCTGAGGCCTGGTTTGACATCAATGCTTTCTTGAAAATTGGCGACAATGGAATTGTTACCATTATGTCGCCAAACCCGGAAATTGGCCAAAATGTAAAAACGGCCATGCCTATGATTGTGGCGGAAGAGCTGGATGTAGCTTGGAAAGACGTAGTGGTCGAACAAGCCCCTTTGGATACCAAAAAGTTTACCCGACAATTAGCCGGTGGTAGCCAATCTATCCGCCAAGGCTGGCAAGGTCTCCGCATGGCTGGTGCCACTGCCAGGAGAATGCTACTGGAAGCTGCCGCCAAACAATGGGAGGTTTCCGTAGATGAACTCACTACCAATGCCGGTGTAATCACCCATGGTGCTAGTGGCAAATCAATAGGCTATGGCGAAGTGGCTTCTACTGCTGCTGGCATGGAGGTACCTGCTGAAATAACCTTAAAAGATCCGAAAGATTTCAAAATCATTGGCACCAGCCAAAAGAACGTTGACGGCCAAAAGATTGTAACCGGCCAACCGCTATTTGGTTTGGATACCAAAGCAGAAGGGATGCTCATTGCCATGATAGAACATGCACCTGCTTTTGGTATGAAGTTGACCGCTGTGGATGATAGTGCAGCCAAGGCCATGCCTGGGATCAAGGATGTATTCACCATAAGCACCAAACCGGAGTCAAAGCAATGGTCAGACGTCAATGCCTTTGAGGAATTGGTAGTCGTTGTTGGTAATACTACCTGGGAGGTAATGCAGGCTAAAAAAGCCTTGAAGGTAACCTGGGAAATGGATACCAAGCTGGAAAGCAGTGCAGACCATGAGGCAGAAATGGTAAAACTGTTGAGCACCGCTCCCAGGGAAGCTGACCGAAAAGATGGCAACCCAGAAGCTGCGTTCAAAAATGCGGCAAAAGTGGTGGAGCAAACCTACACGGCCCCATTCCTGGCACACAATACGATGGAGCCTATGAACTTTTTTGCTAACGTGAAGGATGGCAAAGCGGAATTGTTGGGACCAATCCAGACACCTGAGTTCCTGAGCAAAACGGTTGCCAATATCCTCGGCATTTCAGAAGAAAATGTTTCCATCGGGATGACGCGAATGGGAGGCGGTTTCGGCCGACGATTGTATGGTCATTTTGGAACAGAGGCTGCTGTAATTTCTCAAAAAATGCAGGCCCCAATTAAATTGGTCTATACCAGGGAAGACGATATGACACAAGGAACCTATCGTCCTGATTACAAAGTGACCTATCGCGCTGCCCTTGATGACAACAATAACCTGATAGGATTCCATATCCGAGGTACGGGTACTGGCGGAAGCCCCGTTTTCGCCAATCGTTTCCCCGCTGGTGCTGTAGATAACTATTTGGTGGAAAACATCAACAAAGATTCCAATATTTCTACAGGTGCCTGGCGTGCCCCACGGTCAAATTTCATCGCTTATGCGGAGCAAGCCTTCCTGGATGAAGTAGCAGAAGCCGCTGGAAAAGACCCTATCGATTTCCGTTTGGAATTATTTGACCGTGCTATCGAAAAGCCAGTTGGTGAAAAGAATGATTACGATGCTAAACGCTACGCAGGCGTTTTAAGGTTGGTGAAAGAAAAATCTGGTTGGGGCAAGGATACACCGGGTGTGTTTAGAGGGATCTCCGCTTATTTCTGTCATGACTCCTATGTCGCCCAGGTGGTAGATGTAGTGATGGCAAACAACCAACCTAAAGTACAAAAGGTTTGGTGTGCAGTGGATTGTGGCATCGTCATCAACCCTGGCTCTGCGCTGAATCAGATTGAAGGTGGAATTGTAGATGGTATTGGCCATGCCATGTATAGTGCATTGACCTTCAAAGATGGACAACCAGAACAAAACAATTTCCATACTTATCGTTTAATACGTCATTCGGAGGCACCACTTGCTATCGAAACGCACTTTGTGGAAAATACCATCGATCCAACGGGCCTGGGTGAACCTTCGCTCCCTCCTGTCGCTGCTGCTTTAGCCAATGCTATTGCAAAAGCCACTGGGGAACGATTGTACCAACAACCGTTTACGGGATCTGAAAAAATACTAGGATAA
- a CDS encoding TonB-dependent receptor, producing MKRITNLKLLLSALFVMGWALSYAQISGTIIDKEGGQALIGASILNTKTGNGVVTDLDGNFTINAAVGDLLKISYTGYTEQEITISDQTRLDIEMTSGILIDEVVVIAYGTVRKSDMTGSVASMKEKDFNQGVANSVDQLITGRAAGVQVSQTSSEPGGGVSIRIRGANSITAGNEPLYVIDGFPIDNSNLIEGGGAAAIGNTVVGRNPLSSLNPADIQSVEILKDASATAIYGARGANGVVLITTKSGEAGRTKISYDTYYGHQQAPRRLDVLNTEEYIQVMNEIAVQEIGKEAFTSTDIAAIGKGVDWQNEVFRSAPIVNQNLSFSGGSSKTSFFASLNYFDQDGVVKATGMKRFGGRLNLAHDVSDKFKVTLNFNTSVQFDDFAIDNAETNEAQGPVYAAVLYDPTEPIYKADGKFNHSSNLTVPNPVSLVEGVESLGETNRTFGNVTFNYEVLPGLIAKLNFGSDRQAVRRDIYNSTKTLRGADQGGAAGVTTLNLSNYLTEYTMNYTKDINENNRFALLGGITYQKFQRRVLIAGAKGFPADVTATDNLGLGDPSVAAVGSSREENTLLSYLGRVNYSLNNKYLFTASFRADGSSRFGTNNKYGYFPSVALAWKVSEEGFMPDGLDLKLRTSWGQTGNQEIGNYRSLSTFTTGGQAIYNNSIFSGTQPSRIPNPDLKWETTTQTNIGIDFGIWQGRLSGSIDYFVKNTDELLLNLPLPRSTGFTSILTNVGKVKNAGIELQLNSTNVVKGAFRWSTSFNFAAISNEAVEIGGLTQIVTGNLANVGNSAIITPGEPIFSYYGYKITGIFNTPEEVAASAQKSSKPGYPIFQDTNGDGAITPADQVILGKPFPDYTIGLGNDISYKGFNLNFFFQAVQGVENINVQSIQSMYPANFRRNKFRHQFIDRWSPTNPDATYPSGVAPSAYGGGKVNSLTIEDASFIRLRTLTLSYDIPMPQNNVLQGLRLYITAQNLLTITDYVGWDPEASLRGNTTAARADDNSYPLTKTFLFGLSASF from the coding sequence ATGAAACGAATAACCAATTTAAAGCTCTTGCTTTCGGCCCTCTTTGTGATGGGCTGGGCACTTAGCTATGCCCAGATCAGTGGAACCATCATTGATAAAGAAGGCGGGCAAGCGCTTATAGGAGCATCTATTTTAAATACCAAAACAGGAAATGGAGTGGTTACGGATTTGGATGGCAATTTCACCATCAATGCTGCGGTTGGTGATCTGCTAAAAATATCTTATACGGGCTACACTGAACAGGAAATCACTATCTCTGATCAGACTCGCCTGGACATCGAAATGACCAGTGGTATATTGATAGACGAGGTAGTAGTCATTGCTTATGGAACGGTGAGAAAAAGTGACATGACCGGATCCGTCGCTTCGATGAAAGAAAAGGATTTTAACCAAGGAGTCGCCAACTCTGTAGATCAACTCATTACAGGAAGGGCTGCCGGAGTGCAAGTCTCCCAGACCAGCTCTGAACCGGGTGGTGGGGTTTCCATCCGAATCCGAGGTGCCAACTCTATTACAGCTGGCAATGAGCCACTTTATGTTATTGATGGCTTCCCGATTGACAACAGCAATCTCATTGAGGGCGGGGGGGCTGCTGCCATTGGAAATACCGTAGTCGGCAGAAACCCACTTAGCTCCCTCAACCCAGCAGATATTCAATCCGTTGAAATCCTGAAAGATGCCTCCGCTACGGCTATTTACGGGGCAAGGGGAGCCAATGGTGTCGTATTGATTACCACCAAGAGCGGCGAAGCCGGCAGAACGAAAATAAGTTACGATACCTATTATGGACACCAGCAAGCCCCCAGAAGGTTGGATGTACTCAATACCGAGGAATATATCCAAGTAATGAATGAAATAGCTGTTCAGGAAATTGGAAAGGAAGCCTTTACCAGTACAGATATAGCAGCTATTGGAAAAGGAGTAGATTGGCAAAATGAAGTCTTCCGCAGTGCGCCGATTGTCAACCAGAATTTGAGCTTCTCCGGCGGCTCATCCAAAACCTCCTTTTTTGCTTCCCTTAATTATTTCGATCAAGATGGCGTTGTAAAGGCAACGGGAATGAAAAGATTTGGGGGAAGGCTTAATCTTGCGCACGATGTAAGTGACAAATTCAAGGTAACGCTAAACTTCAATACCTCCGTTCAATTCGATGATTTTGCCATTGACAATGCAGAGACCAATGAGGCCCAAGGCCCTGTTTATGCAGCGGTCCTTTATGACCCAACGGAACCAATCTATAAGGCCGATGGCAAATTTAACCATTCTTCCAATTTGACCGTTCCCAACCCTGTTAGCTTGGTTGAAGGAGTCGAATCATTGGGGGAAACCAATAGAACATTTGGTAATGTTACCTTCAATTATGAGGTTTTGCCAGGGTTAATCGCGAAATTAAATTTTGGATCTGACCGACAAGCCGTTAGACGAGATATTTATAATAGCACAAAAACCCTTAGGGGGGCTGACCAAGGAGGTGCAGCAGGTGTCACCACCTTAAACTTGTCGAATTATCTAACGGAGTACACCATGAATTATACAAAGGATATCAATGAAAACAATAGATTCGCCTTATTGGGTGGTATTACTTATCAGAAATTTCAGCGGAGGGTACTCATTGCTGGCGCAAAAGGATTTCCTGCTGACGTTACAGCAACCGATAATTTAGGCTTGGGAGATCCATCTGTTGCAGCCGTCGGAAGTAGTAGAGAGGAAAATACCTTGCTTTCCTATTTGGGAAGGGTTAACTACAGTTTGAACAACAAGTATCTATTCACCGCCTCCTTTAGGGCCGATGGTTCTTCGAGGTTTGGTACCAATAATAAGTATGGCTATTTTCCTTCTGTAGCTTTGGCTTGGAAGGTCAGTGAGGAAGGCTTTATGCCAGATGGCTTGGATTTAAAATTGAGAACCAGTTGGGGGCAAACCGGCAACCAGGAAATTGGTAACTACAGATCATTGTCTACTTTCACCACAGGTGGCCAGGCCATCTACAACAATAGTATCTTTTCTGGAACACAACCCTCCAGGATACCTAATCCGGACCTGAAGTGGGAAACGACCACCCAAACGAATATAGGTATTGACTTTGGTATTTGGCAGGGAAGGTTGAGTGGGTCCATAGATTATTTCGTTAAAAATACCGATGAGCTTTTGCTCAACTTACCACTGCCCCGTTCAACTGGCTTCACTTCTATTTTGACCAATGTTGGAAAAGTGAAAAATGCGGGCATAGAGCTACAGCTGAATTCCACCAATGTTGTCAAAGGTGCCTTCAGATGGTCAACCAGTTTCAACTTTGCTGCCATTTCTAATGAAGCGGTAGAAATAGGTGGGTTAACCCAAATTGTTACTGGCAATTTAGCCAACGTTGGCAATAGCGCCATTATCACGCCAGGCGAACCTATATTCTCCTACTACGGCTATAAAATCACGGGAATCTTTAATACGCCAGAAGAAGTCGCTGCCTCTGCTCAAAAAAGCTCCAAACCAGGTTATCCTATTTTCCAGGACACCAATGGTGATGGTGCCATTACACCAGCCGACCAGGTCATTTTAGGGAAACCTTTCCCGGATTATACCATTGGATTAGGAAATGATATCTCCTATAAAGGATTCAACCTGAATTTCTTCTTCCAAGCTGTGCAAGGTGTAGAAAACATCAATGTACAATCCATCCAGAGTATGTATCCTGCCAATTTTAGAAGAAACAAGTTCAGACACCAATTTATTGACCGATGGTCACCTACAAATCCCGATGCTACTTACCCGTCAGGCGTTGCTCCTTCTGCCTATGGTGGCGGTAAGGTAAATAGCCTTACGATCGAAGACGCCTCCTTTATTAGGCTAAGAACACTTACCTTGAGTTATGATATTCCCATGCCACAAAATAATGTATTACAAGGATTACGGCTATATATAACGGCACAAAACCTACTTACGATCACTGATTATGTTGGTTGGGACCCAGAAGCAAGTTTGAGGGGGAATACGACAGCAGCAAGAGCGGATGACAATTCTTATCCTTTAACCAAAACCTTCCTTTTTGGTCTTTCTGCTAGTTTTTAA
- a CDS encoding RagB/SusD family nutrient uptake outer membrane protein, with amino-acid sequence MKNKFSKILIICLLGSFFHSCETPLEEIVFSELAPENFLKTQEGINSLLNNAYATQQRTGQESFNAISTFQMPSGEVWNRGGSIETDLTPMRDYTWDSNHPRLNTEWTNNYRAIRDANILLDNLANSEFDLAFVTDISAQAKFIRAKAMIDIYDFFGTGPLFTSSVFDELEKSRASDAEWIGQIETDMTEAMNALPPKPAYGRASSGSAAAILCKFYLNQKRWNDAVTMADKVISSQLYELFPTYIELFAIANEGNKEIIYTHPASSLGTNSAVQINPLVFPPDYPRPSNVGLFAARCYFFDDFVDSYHPDDTRQAILVKSYVSTSGVTVQGYGFDQTLPLKYELDPSAVGANHGNDWPEIRYADILLSKAEALNELNGPNQQSVDLLNMIRTRASVPLYSLADFSTKEAFRDKILAERSWEFAFEGKKRQDQIRHGVMISLAKARGKNAQPFHVLFPIPQSEMDANRNMTQNPGY; translated from the coding sequence ATGAAAAATAAATTTTCTAAAATATTGATCATCTGCCTGCTAGGGAGCTTTTTTCATAGCTGCGAAACGCCCTTAGAGGAGATTGTTTTTTCTGAATTAGCACCTGAGAACTTCCTCAAAACCCAAGAAGGCATTAATTCTTTGTTGAACAATGCATATGCCACCCAACAGCGGACTGGCCAGGAGTCCTTTAATGCCATTTCAACCTTCCAGATGCCTTCTGGTGAGGTTTGGAACCGAGGAGGTAGTATAGAAACAGACCTCACCCCCATGCGTGATTATACCTGGGACTCCAATCACCCGCGCCTCAATACGGAATGGACGAACAATTATAGAGCTATTAGAGATGCAAATATTTTGCTCGATAATTTAGCCAATAGTGAATTCGATCTGGCTTTTGTAACCGATATTAGCGCTCAGGCCAAATTTATACGAGCCAAAGCCATGATTGATATCTATGATTTTTTTGGCACGGGTCCCCTATTTACTTCCTCCGTTTTTGATGAATTGGAAAAATCCAGGGCTAGCGATGCGGAATGGATTGGCCAGATTGAAACGGATATGACTGAGGCGATGAACGCACTTCCTCCCAAACCTGCCTATGGCAGGGCCTCAAGTGGTTCGGCAGCTGCCATCCTTTGCAAATTTTACCTCAATCAAAAGAGGTGGAATGATGCTGTCACCATGGCAGATAAAGTCATCAGCTCCCAATTGTATGAATTATTTCCAACCTATATTGAATTGTTTGCCATAGCTAATGAAGGCAACAAGGAAATCATTTATACGCATCCGGCTAGTAGCCTGGGCACCAACTCCGCCGTTCAAATTAATCCTTTGGTGTTTCCTCCCGACTATCCACGTCCTTCCAATGTCGGCTTGTTTGCCGCACGATGTTACTTTTTTGATGATTTTGTTGATTCCTATCATCCGGATGATACCAGACAGGCCATACTTGTCAAATCATATGTAAGTACCAGTGGTGTTACCGTCCAGGGGTATGGTTTTGACCAAACTCTGCCGCTTAAATATGAACTTGACCCTAGTGCTGTGGGCGCTAATCATGGCAATGATTGGCCAGAAATAAGGTATGCGGATATTTTATTATCAAAAGCAGAAGCCTTGAATGAATTAAATGGACCAAATCAACAAAGCGTTGATTTACTGAATATGATTAGAACCCGGGCCAGTGTCCCATTATATAGTTTAGCTGACTTTTCCACGAAGGAGGCTTTTAGGGATAAAATTTTAGCTGAACGCTCCTGGGAATTTGCTTTTGAAGGCAAAAAACGCCAAGATCAGATCAGACATGGCGTCATGATCTCCCTGGCGAAGGCTAGAGGGAAAAATGCTCAACCTTTTCATGTCTTATTCCCTATTCCTCAAAGTGAAATGGATGCAAATAGGAATATGACACAGAATCCTGGGTATTAA